A genomic stretch from Methanorbis rubei includes:
- the serA gene encoding phosphoglycerate dehydrogenase, whose translation MSFKVLVSDPLAEEGIAILKGFCDVDEKADLSEDELVKIIGQYDALIVRSGTQVTARIIEAADNMKYIGRAGVGVDNIDCDAATKKGIIVSNAPEGNTLAATEHTVAMMMALARNIPQASASLKKGEWKRSKFMGNEMNGKTLGVVGFGRIGREVAKRAQALQMTVIAYDPFIPAEVGAAMGVEMMSVAELFTKADVITVHTPLIPSTTHMVNKDSIATMRDGVRIINCARGGIIDEAALYDAVVSGKIAGAALDVFEEEPPTSSPLLTLDKVIVTPHLGASTVEAQKNVAISVAQQCIEVLKGGSARSAVNAPLIAPEIRPKLEPFALLTEKMGSLAAQLADGAITEVEFAYLGEVSEMKQNLKYATRMGLKGLLDKALHEPANVVNAEFIAQQRGMTVVEKTSADAGDYKSLVEMSFKTAKGKQTISGIVTRVGPRITAINGYSMDLVPKGNVIIADHINRPGVVGPVCVLLGKYNINISNMQVGRVDVGSESLMILAVDDLVPSNVMQEVAESNGIISAKFMQL comes from the coding sequence GTGAGCTTCAAAGTACTTGTCAGCGACCCGCTTGCAGAAGAGGGTATTGCTATTTTAAAGGGCTTTTGTGATGTTGATGAAAAAGCCGACCTTTCCGAGGACGAACTTGTCAAGATCATTGGCCAGTATGACGCACTGATTGTCCGGTCAGGCACGCAGGTCACCGCTCGCATCATCGAAGCGGCTGACAACATGAAATACATCGGCCGTGCCGGCGTTGGCGTGGACAACATCGACTGCGACGCTGCAACCAAAAAAGGAATCATCGTCTCGAACGCTCCGGAAGGAAACACCCTTGCCGCAACCGAACACACGGTTGCCATGATGATGGCGCTTGCACGAAACATCCCGCAGGCATCCGCATCCCTCAAGAAGGGCGAGTGGAAACGCTCCAAATTCATGGGCAACGAGATGAACGGCAAGACGCTCGGTGTTGTCGGATTCGGCAGAATCGGCAGAGAAGTTGCAAAACGTGCACAGGCTCTTCAGATGACGGTTATCGCTTACGACCCGTTCATCCCTGCCGAAGTCGGTGCTGCGATGGGTGTTGAGATGATGAGCGTTGCCGAGCTTTTCACCAAGGCCGACGTCATTACGGTTCACACCCCGCTTATCCCGTCCACCACGCACATGGTAAACAAGGACTCGATCGCAACGATGAGAGACGGCGTTCGTATCATCAACTGTGCCCGCGGCGGTATCATTGATGAAGCAGCTCTTTACGATGCAGTCGTTTCCGGCAAGATTGCCGGAGCCGCTCTTGACGTATTTGAGGAGGAGCCGCCAACCAGCTCTCCGCTTCTGACGCTTGACAAAGTCATTGTCACGCCGCATCTTGGCGCAAGCACGGTTGAGGCACAGAAGAACGTCGCGATCTCGGTTGCCCAACAGTGCATTGAGGTGCTGAAAGGCGGTTCTGCCAGAAGCGCAGTCAATGCTCCGCTTATTGCTCCTGAGATTCGCCCGAAGCTTGAGCCATTCGCACTGCTTACCGAGAAGATGGGCAGCCTTGCGGCCCAGCTTGCGGACGGTGCTATCACCGAGGTAGAGTTTGCCTATCTTGGCGAGGTCTCTGAGATGAAGCAGAATCTGAAGTATGCCACCCGAATGGGCCTGAAGGGTCTGCTGGACAAGGCCCTGCACGAGCCGGCAAATGTGGTGAATGCAGAGTTTATTGCACAACAGCGCGGCATGACGGTCGTTGAGAAGACGTCGGCTGATGCAGGAGACTACAAATCTCTGGTTGAGATGAGCTTCAAGACGGCAAAAGGGAAGCAGACGATCTCCGGTATTGTTACCCGTGTCGGCCCCCGTATTACGGCAATTAACGGCTACTCGATGGATCTGGTGCCGAAAGGAAATGTGATTATTGCAGATCACATCAACCGCCCGGGCGTTGTTGGTCCGGTTTGTGTGCTTCTTGGCAAATACAATATTAATATCTCGAATATGCAGGTCGGACGTGTGGATGTCGGCTCAGAGTCTCTGATGATTCTCGCGGTCGATGATCTGGTTCCATCCAATGTGATGCAGGAAGTTGCGGAAAGCAACGGCATCATTTCTGCGAAGTTCATGCAGCTGTAA
- a CDS encoding MFS transporter gives MNFADGDTQKKRLIQYLCIIGLFAIFSTTIAKNPVLPLYAESLGAGSATIGLIAAVSPFAGILLSFPVGVLSDHLGRRRLLILAGAVFLIAPLLYLAAVDPLLLIPVRFFHGMATAILGPVTGAVIAERFGEHKGAMMGAYSSSTLIGRSAAPLIGGVVLSLFAAAPAGFAYYAVYLIAFIAGIPVFCLTLWYHDTGPAQPLSSVTLAAFRENLLIFLGNRGLRSASGAEMATYFCFGAFETFLPLYLLSTGISAWQTGIIFFVQVIVIAATKPFFGKRADQKDPVRQMLFGLFLTGCSLGAFILTGNFWFLLGISCIFGIGMSLSTVAANIYAANITEQNRLGASMGALSSLMDIGHSAGPLIAGVAVALAGYAAGFLLCFVLALAICGYIALGMRQ, from the coding sequence ATGAACTTCGCGGACGGTGACACACAGAAAAAACGACTGATACAATACCTCTGCATTATCGGTCTTTTTGCCATATTCTCCACAACCATCGCGAAAAACCCTGTGCTTCCCCTCTACGCCGAATCCCTTGGAGCAGGCAGTGCAACTATCGGCCTCATTGCTGCAGTCTCCCCTTTTGCAGGAATCCTTCTCAGCTTTCCGGTTGGTGTTCTCTCTGATCATCTCGGACGGCGCAGGCTCCTCATCCTCGCGGGTGCAGTATTTCTCATCGCTCCCCTTCTCTATCTCGCAGCGGTTGATCCTCTCCTCCTCATTCCAGTACGATTTTTCCATGGCATGGCAACCGCCATTCTCGGGCCCGTAACCGGTGCTGTGATAGCCGAACGGTTCGGTGAACACAAAGGAGCAATGATGGGAGCCTACAGCTCATCAACCCTCATCGGACGATCCGCAGCCCCTCTCATCGGTGGCGTAGTCCTCTCACTGTTCGCCGCAGCCCCGGCAGGATTCGCCTACTACGCGGTATACCTCATCGCATTCATCGCAGGAATTCCCGTGTTCTGCCTAACGCTTTGGTATCATGACACAGGACCGGCACAACCATTATCCTCCGTCACCCTTGCAGCATTTCGGGAGAATCTTCTGATCTTCCTCGGCAACCGAGGACTTCGGTCAGCATCAGGTGCCGAGATGGCGACCTACTTCTGCTTCGGAGCCTTTGAAACATTTCTTCCCCTTTACCTTCTCAGTACAGGTATTTCCGCATGGCAGACCGGTATCATCTTTTTTGTACAGGTCATCGTCATTGCCGCAACAAAACCGTTTTTTGGAAAACGTGCCGATCAAAAAGATCCTGTCCGTCAGATGCTGTTTGGACTTTTCCTGACCGGCTGTTCGCTCGGTGCTTTTATCCTCACAGGAAACTTCTGGTTCCTGCTTGGCATCAGCTGCATCTTTGGTATCGGCATGTCACTCTCTACCGTTGCCGCGAATATTTACGCAGCAAATATCACCGAACAGAACCGACTCGGTGCGTCCATGGGTGCACTCTCCTCTCTTATGGACATCGGTCACTCAGCAGGCCCACTTATTGCAGGAGTTGCCGTAGCGCTTGCCGGTTATGCGGCAGGATTTTTACTTTGTTTTGTTCTCGCCCTCGCGATATGCGGCTACATCGCTCTTGGCATGCGGCAGTAA
- a CDS encoding VOC family protein has translation MKFLGPLIVVKDIAASVQFYQNLFDLVIVYDFGENVSFTNGISLQSVASFSQLAGVSDDTILCRPHNMELYFEEEEFDLFLSRLDTMPEINYVHEMIEHSWGQRVVRIYDPNLHIIEIGESMEMVIRRCLQSGMSVSETAAKTQHPIERVERVAFGNANTRE, from the coding sequence ATGAAGTTTCTCGGGCCACTAATTGTGGTAAAAGATATTGCTGCGTCAGTGCAGTTTTATCAGAATCTGTTCGACCTTGTGATTGTGTATGATTTCGGCGAGAACGTCTCCTTCACGAACGGCATTTCCTTGCAGTCAGTTGCATCGTTTTCGCAGCTGGCAGGAGTGAGTGATGATACGATTCTCTGCCGGCCGCATAATATGGAGCTCTACTTTGAGGAGGAGGAGTTTGATCTTTTTCTGTCACGCCTGGATACGATGCCTGAGATCAACTATGTCCATGAAATGATTGAGCATTCGTGGGGGCAGCGGGTTGTGCGGATCTATGATCCGAATCTGCATATTATCGAGATCGGCGAGAGTATGGAGATGGTTATCCGCCGCTGCCTTCAGAGTGGGATGAGTGTTTCAGAGACTGCGGCAAAGACCCAGCATCCAATTGAGAGGGTGGAGAGGGTGGCGTTTGGAAACGCAAATACACGCGAATAA
- a CDS encoding TIGR04083 family peptide-modifying radical SAM enzyme, with product MKNPFHVMIIPTLGCPGRCKYCWSSDVNSPKMTLATAEAIVRWLEPLQDQRVTFTFHGGEPLLAGPEFYREVLPMIEKRLPHLSPEFAMQTNLWLMTDELAEILSSHHVPLGSSIDGPKDLTDYQRGDDYFERTLAGYRTATAHGLLVRFICTFTNSSVERKEEIVEFFRSQGWGMKLHPALPSLKGDNPNEWTLSPTEYGELLVYLLDAALANPDDLEIMNINDLCRCVFTRSGCVCTYADCMGTTFAIGPNGDIYPCYRFVGMPEWVMGNVHDAPTVEMLMQTQAGVRMLAFKDHVDSACKDCAHINYCRGGCPYNALAGDADASGVDPHCVAYKRIFDEITARMEAEMQAAPAVPAGARVSRVRRKEKPGVMMLMRKIVEK from the coding sequence ATGAAAAATCCCTTCCATGTGATGATCATCCCAACCCTCGGGTGCCCCGGGCGATGCAAATACTGCTGGAGCTCAGACGTCAACTCGCCAAAAATGACCCTGGCAACAGCAGAAGCAATCGTTCGCTGGCTTGAACCATTACAGGACCAGCGGGTGACCTTTACCTTTCACGGCGGAGAACCCCTTCTCGCAGGCCCGGAATTCTACCGCGAAGTTCTGCCAATGATTGAAAAACGTCTGCCGCATCTCAGTCCGGAGTTTGCCATGCAGACCAATCTCTGGCTGATGACTGACGAGCTCGCAGAAATTCTGAGCAGTCACCATGTTCCGCTCGGCTCTTCCATTGACGGGCCAAAGGACCTGACCGACTACCAGAGAGGCGACGACTACTTCGAGCGAACCCTCGCCGGCTACCGAACAGCAACAGCCCACGGCCTCCTCGTCAGATTCATCTGCACATTCACCAACTCCTCGGTCGAGAGAAAAGAGGAGATCGTCGAGTTCTTCCGAAGTCAGGGATGGGGAATGAAGCTGCATCCCGCTCTCCCCTCCCTCAAAGGCGACAACCCAAACGAATGGACGTTGTCCCCAACAGAGTACGGAGAGCTTTTAGTGTATCTTCTGGACGCAGCGCTTGCGAATCCAGATGATCTTGAGATCATGAACATCAACGATCTCTGCCGGTGCGTGTTTACCAGAAGCGGATGCGTATGCACGTATGCGGACTGCATGGGAACAACGTTTGCGATCGGGCCGAACGGGGACATCTATCCCTGCTACCGATTTGTCGGAATGCCGGAATGGGTGATGGGCAATGTGCATGACGCGCCAACAGTAGAGATGCTGATGCAGACGCAGGCAGGAGTGCGAATGCTCGCATTCAAGGATCATGTGGATTCTGCCTGCAAAGACTGCGCCCACATCAACTACTGCCGGGGCGGCTGTCCTTACAACGCGCTCGCGGGAGACGCGGACGCGTCTGGTGTTGATCCGCACTGTGTTGCATATAAAAGAATTTTTGATGAAATAACCGCACGAATGGAGGCCGAGATGCAGGCAGCACCCGCAGTTCCTGCGGGTGCCCGTGTCTCACGGGTGAGGCGAAAGGAAAAGCCGGGCGTTATGATGCTCATGAGAAAAATTGTGGAGAAGTAA
- a CDS encoding thioesterase family protein, whose protein sequence is MQLKTVIRVDWDDLDAYGHVNNLIILRYVQTSRIHLCEEVGLMKGSTRPAHAPILAATSCRYCKPLYYPGTVTVDSVVTEVKNTSFLISHSIYDSDANLIATAEDVLVYFDYERECKTPIPDDLRERLLRFCAE, encoded by the coding sequence GTGCAGCTGAAAACAGTGATTCGCGTTGACTGGGACGATCTCGATGCGTATGGCCATGTAAATAATCTGATAATTCTGCGGTATGTGCAGACATCCAGAATTCATCTGTGTGAAGAGGTGGGTCTGATGAAGGGAAGTACGCGACCTGCCCATGCCCCGATTCTTGCGGCAACCAGCTGTCGGTACTGTAAGCCGTTGTATTATCCGGGAACGGTGACGGTTGATTCTGTGGTGACCGAGGTGAAGAACACGAGTTTTTTGATCAGCCACTCGATCTATGATTCTGATGCAAATCTTATCGCGACTGCTGAGGATGTTTTGGTCTACTTCGATTATGAGCGTGAGTGCAAGACGCCAATTCCTGATGATCTGCGGGAGAGACTGCTGCGGTTCTGTGCTGAGTGA
- a CDS encoding peptidylprolyl isomerase: MTAQLVKLETTLGNIVLELREDMPVTSGNFTDLVKKGFYNGVIFHRVIDGFMIQGGDPTGTGRGGPGYAIKDEFMPDNKNNRGTIAMANAGPNTGGSQFFINLVNNNYLDKAHPAFGKVVEGMDVVDAIGKVKTNFGDKPVTEVAIKMATLL, encoded by the coding sequence ATGACAGCACAGTTAGTAAAACTGGAAACAACACTTGGCAACATTGTCCTCGAACTTCGCGAGGACATGCCGGTCACCTCAGGCAACTTCACCGACCTTGTCAAAAAAGGATTCTATAACGGCGTAATCTTCCACCGTGTCATTGACGGATTCATGATTCAGGGTGGAGACCCGACCGGCACCGGTCGCGGCGGACCCGGCTACGCAATCAAAGATGAATTCATGCCTGACAACAAAAACAACCGCGGCACCATCGCCATGGCAAACGCAGGGCCGAACACCGGCGGAAGCCAGTTCTTCATCAACCTTGTCAACAACAACTATCTCGACAAAGCACATCCCGCATTCGGCAAAGTTGTCGAAGGAATGGACGTGGTCGACGCAATCGGCAAAGTCAAGACCAACTTTGGCGACAAACCGGTCACTGAAGTCGCCATCAAAATGGCAACCCTTCTCTAA
- a CDS encoding GyrI-like domain-containing protein: MTEKHEWRKEDKALYLPKNQPELITIPAMKFFMVKGVGDPNTSQTFADHIGLLYSLSYAVRMMPKQGFTPEGYAPYTVYPLEGVWGLVNPELGIADKNNFSYTLMIRQPEFVTDDVISRAKESVRKKNPDARVNEVIFDELEEGLAAQMMHIGPYDDEPASFARLAAFLEENHLERTSFLHREIYISDARKSDPAKQKTVLRWTVRKKEV; encoded by the coding sequence ATGACCGAAAAACATGAGTGGCGCAAAGAGGACAAAGCCCTCTACCTCCCAAAAAATCAGCCGGAACTGATAACTATCCCTGCCATGAAATTTTTCATGGTCAAAGGAGTCGGCGACCCAAATACGAGTCAGACCTTTGCCGACCACATCGGCCTTCTCTACTCCCTCTCCTATGCTGTGCGCATGATGCCAAAACAGGGATTCACGCCTGAAGGCTACGCGCCTTACACCGTCTACCCGCTCGAAGGAGTCTGGGGACTCGTCAACCCGGAGCTTGGAATAGCCGACAAAAACAACTTCTCCTACACTTTGATGATTCGCCAGCCCGAGTTCGTCACTGACGACGTAATCTCCCGCGCAAAAGAGTCGGTCAGAAAGAAAAATCCTGACGCACGTGTTAATGAAGTGATCTTCGACGAACTCGAAGAGGGACTTGCCGCCCAGATGATGCATATCGGACCATACGATGATGAACCGGCAAGCTTTGCACGCCTCGCCGCATTCCTTGAAGAAAATCATCTCGAACGCACCTCATTTCTGCATCGGGAGATCTACATCTCAGACGCCAGAAAGAGTGACCCTGCAAAACAAAAAACCGTGCTTCGGTGGACGGTCCGAAAAAAAGAAGTGTGA